In Salinigranum marinum, one DNA window encodes the following:
- a CDS encoding ABC transporter substrate-binding protein, translating into MSRRHRSRRAFLTAAGTTATIGLAGCLGNGSSDGGGGDTSGGGSSDGESGGESDGGGGGGGGSDTSSTITYLSDRGDSKDVIDQIISEFEDEYDYTVDVTYTAKGTSTDEQLQKMRAANNPPDIVFDTASDAYRYQRDGNAAPVTDAVQGTGLPDPVNVGGESYFVPTMVEPLMGWYRNDIYEENPTTWENWLSEAQRASEEEDINGYVVQSGNTNNADTSVTQTLWQNDVDIYSGPEGDIEVTIDQGENRTRAVETFEWLASMAEYAPNGSGWEWGDAISALQQENAAAAMSVGGLPILTIMGNRPDLAERLSPTAFPVPDGKEQDKWWAYMEGHVVWADGEATDGAREFVKFFNESDRFMDFLLSAPLFQFPPTREGLDSEAYTTNETVQNNSEVMDLVRENWDAFTTVLATGDDNAPNIVAADAYGQQKFGEAADQLLVGGLSPSETVDWLAEELRALQG; encoded by the coding sequence ATGTCTCGGAGACACCGGTCTCGGCGTGCGTTCCTCACAGCAGCGGGCACCACAGCGACAATCGGCCTTGCAGGATGTCTTGGCAACGGTAGCAGCGACGGTGGCGGTGGGGATACCAGCGGCGGTGGGAGCAGCGATGGAGAGAGCGGTGGAGAGAGCGATGGAGGGGGCGGTGGAGGCGGCGGGAGCGACACCTCGAGCACCATCACTTACCTCTCGGACCGCGGGGACTCGAAGGACGTCATTGACCAAATCATCTCGGAGTTCGAAGACGAGTACGACTACACAGTCGACGTCACGTACACCGCAAAAGGGACATCGACCGACGAGCAGTTACAGAAAATGCGGGCCGCGAACAACCCGCCGGACATCGTCTTCGACACCGCTTCAGACGCGTACCGCTACCAGCGTGACGGCAATGCCGCACCAGTCACGGACGCCGTCCAGGGAACCGGCCTTCCGGACCCCGTGAACGTCGGCGGCGAATCGTACTTCGTCCCGACGATGGTCGAACCCTTGATGGGGTGGTACCGGAACGACATCTACGAGGAGAACCCGACGACCTGGGAGAACTGGCTTTCCGAGGCCCAGCGCGCGAGCGAGGAGGAGGACATCAATGGCTACGTCGTCCAGTCCGGGAACACGAACAACGCCGATACCTCGGTCACACAGACGCTCTGGCAGAACGATGTCGACATCTACAGCGGTCCAGAAGGCGATATCGAGGTCACTATCGATCAAGGAGAAAACCGGACTCGCGCGGTCGAGACGTTCGAGTGGCTCGCGTCGATGGCCGAATACGCGCCGAACGGCTCGGGCTGGGAGTGGGGCGATGCGATCTCCGCCCTCCAGCAGGAGAACGCCGCCGCCGCAATGAGCGTCGGTGGGCTCCCGATTCTCACCATCATGGGGAACCGTCCCGACCTCGCTGAGAGACTGTCTCCGACCGCGTTCCCCGTCCCTGACGGCAAAGAACAGGACAAATGGTGGGCGTACATGGAGGGCCACGTCGTCTGGGCCGATGGCGAGGCGACCGACGGCGCTCGCGAGTTCGTCAAATTCTTCAACGAGTCAGACAGGTTCATGGACTTCCTGCTCTCCGCACCGCTGTTCCAGTTCCCGCCGACGCGCGAGGGACTCGACAGTGAGGCGTACACCACCAACGAAACAGTTCAGAACAACTCCGAGGTCATGGACCTGGTTCGCGAGAACTGGGATGCGTTCACGACCGTTCTCGCGACCGGTGACGACAACGCTCCGAACATCGTTGCCGCGGACGCCTACGGTCAGCAGAAGTTCGGCGAAGCCGCCGACCAACTACTCGTCGGCGGGCTCTCGCCAAGTGAGACTGTCGACTGGCTCGCGGAGGAACTCCGGGCACTCCAGGGCTAA
- the sufB gene encoding Fe-S cluster assembly protein SufB — protein sequence MSTRKEEHFKETDAQARFEFRKEQRAAFVADKGLTEETVRLISADKGEPEWMLQRRLRALRTFDAMPMPTGWPNQPDLSDVDVDAIVPYIRPDVEVRGGVRDWNDLPEDIKDTFDKLGIPEAEKNALSGVGAQYESEIVYQNMREEWESLGVVFMDMDRAVREHPELVEEYFMTKCVPPTDNKFAALHGAIWSGGSFVYVPEGVHLDMPIQAYFRMNSAGMGQFEHTLIVAEEGSEVHYIEGCSAPKYSAFNLHSGCVEVFVKEDAHVQYSTVQNWSKNTYNLNTKRAIVGKNGRMEWISGSMGSKATMLYPATILNGRGASDNHITIAFASRGQDIDTGAKVYHNAPETKSTIVSKSIAREGGRTNYRGLVRIADGAHDSSCTVECDALMFDNDSLSDTMPHIEIMEERVDVAHEATVGKIGDEDVFYLQSRGLGDDDAKQLIVSGFIEPITRELPIEYAVELNRLVELEMEGSLG from the coding sequence ATGAGTACCCGCAAGGAGGAACACTTCAAAGAGACGGACGCACAGGCGCGCTTCGAGTTCAGAAAGGAACAGCGCGCGGCGTTCGTCGCCGACAAGGGGCTGACCGAGGAGACGGTGCGCCTCATCTCCGCGGACAAGGGCGAACCGGAGTGGATGCTCCAGCGCCGCCTGCGCGCGCTGCGGACGTTCGACGCCATGCCGATGCCTACCGGGTGGCCGAACCAGCCCGACCTCTCGGACGTCGACGTCGACGCCATCGTCCCGTACATCCGGCCCGACGTCGAGGTCCGCGGCGGCGTCCGCGACTGGAACGACCTCCCGGAAGACATCAAGGACACGTTCGACAAACTGGGGATCCCCGAGGCAGAGAAGAACGCGCTCTCGGGGGTCGGCGCACAGTACGAGTCCGAGATCGTCTACCAGAACATGCGCGAGGAGTGGGAGTCGCTCGGCGTGGTGTTCATGGACATGGACAGGGCGGTCAGGGAACACCCGGAACTCGTCGAGGAGTACTTCATGACGAAGTGCGTCCCGCCCACCGACAACAAGTTCGCCGCCCTCCACGGCGCGATCTGGTCGGGCGGGTCGTTCGTCTACGTCCCCGAGGGGGTCCACCTTGACATGCCCATCCAGGCGTACTTCCGGATGAACTCGGCGGGCATGGGCCAGTTCGAGCACACGCTCATCGTCGCCGAGGAGGGGAGCGAGGTCCACTACATCGAGGGTTGTTCCGCGCCCAAGTACTCCGCGTTCAACCTTCACTCCGGCTGCGTGGAGGTGTTCGTGAAGGAGGACGCTCACGTCCAGTACTCGACAGTGCAGAATTGGTCGAAGAACACGTACAACCTCAACACCAAGCGCGCCATCGTCGGGAAGAACGGACGGATGGAGTGGATCTCGGGCTCGATGGGCTCGAAGGCCACCATGCTCTACCCGGCGACGATCCTCAACGGGCGCGGTGCCTCGGACAACCACATCACAATCGCGTTCGCCTCGCGCGGGCAGGACATCGACACGGGTGCGAAAGTGTACCACAACGCTCCCGAGACGAAGTCGACGATCGTCTCGAAGTCGATCGCACGCGAGGGGGGCCGTACGAACTACCGGGGCCTGGTCCGCATCGCCGACGGCGCACACGACTCGTCGTGCACCGTCGAGTGTGACGCGCTGATGTTCGACAACGACTCGCTCTCGGATACGATGCCCCACATCGAGATCATGGAAGAGCGCGTCGACGTGGCCCACGAGGCCACCGTGGGCAAGATCGGCGACGAAGACGTCTTCTACCTCCAGTCGCGCGGGCTGGGCGACGACGACGCCAAGCAGCTGATCGTCTCGGGCTTCATCGAGCCCATCACGAGGGAGCTCCCGATCGAGTACGCGGTCGAACTCAATCGGCTGGTGGAACTGGAGATGGAAGGCAGCCTCGGCTGA
- a CDS encoding SDR family oxidoreductase produces MHDLSTRTVLVTGASSGIGEATAHAFAREGASVALAARRAGRLEEIAADLAAYDVETLVVPTDVRDESQVATMIDRTVDAFGTLDVLVNNAGLGRGSDVESLSTDQYRQMMDTNVDGCFFATRAALPHLRDADGTLVFVGSFAGQYPRGFNPVYAASKWWLRGFAHSVAAQVGELGVGVTVVNPSEVRTEFGSEDGDPFEERFDAGEVTEPEEVADAILFAARQDGSTVQELDIYRRDKFSEI; encoded by the coding sequence GTGCACGATCTATCGACACGAACGGTCCTGGTGACCGGCGCGAGTTCGGGTATCGGCGAGGCGACGGCACACGCGTTCGCCCGCGAGGGCGCGTCGGTCGCGCTGGCGGCCCGACGCGCGGGCCGCCTCGAGGAGATCGCCGCCGACCTCGCGGCGTACGACGTCGAGACGCTCGTCGTGCCGACCGACGTGCGCGACGAGAGCCAGGTGGCGACGATGATCGACCGGACCGTCGACGCGTTCGGCACGCTCGACGTCCTCGTGAACAACGCCGGCCTCGGACGGGGGTCGGACGTGGAGTCGCTGTCGACCGACCAGTACCGCCAGATGATGGACACTAACGTCGACGGCTGCTTCTTCGCGACGCGCGCGGCGCTTCCGCACCTCCGCGACGCCGACGGCACGCTCGTCTTCGTGGGGAGTTTCGCCGGTCAGTACCCCCGCGGTTTCAACCCGGTGTACGCGGCGAGCAAGTGGTGGCTCCGCGGCTTCGCCCACAGCGTCGCCGCCCAGGTGGGCGAGTTGGGCGTTGGCGTCACGGTCGTCAACCCCAGCGAGGTCCGCACGGAGTTCGGGAGCGAGGACGGCGACCCGTTCGAAGAGCGGTTCGACGCCGGGGAGGTCACAGAACCCGAGGAGGTTGCAGACGCCATCCTCTTCGCCGCGCGCCAGGACGGCTCGACGGTCCAGGAACTCGACATCTACCGTCGCGACAAGTTCAGCGAGATCTAA
- a CDS encoding carbohydrate ABC transporter permease produces the protein MMALGEGAAGSYVPQRVQARVKRVSLVVVAVLVAIFVTIPVYVMVAVAVQAPQTVFAGGDVNLLVDSVTFRNFAVLFEETATVQYFTNSLIVTVSSTILSTSLAVAAGYGLTRFDFRGKTMAARAVLFSYMFSPIVLAIPLYVIFFTLGMLNSYFALTLALTGISAPFTIWLMWQYFQTVPISLEESAWVRGASRTRTLWDVVLPVARPGYVSAAIFSFAVAWNDYTMARVVMSQDEMYTITVGASLFLDRVSIGWGETMAVSLLICIPPFLIALFLQNYLLQGFNVGGLE, from the coding sequence CTGATGGCCCTCGGCGAAGGCGCGGCAGGGTCGTACGTCCCCCAACGTGTCCAGGCGCGGGTTAAACGTGTCTCGCTCGTCGTGGTCGCGGTACTGGTCGCCATCTTCGTGACTATCCCCGTGTACGTGATGGTGGCTGTTGCGGTCCAAGCACCCCAGACGGTATTCGCCGGCGGTGACGTGAATCTCCTCGTCGACTCGGTCACGTTTCGGAACTTCGCGGTCCTGTTCGAAGAAACCGCGACCGTCCAGTACTTCACGAACAGTCTAATCGTGACGGTCTCTTCGACCATCCTCTCGACATCGCTTGCGGTGGCGGCCGGTTACGGCCTCACACGCTTCGACTTCAGAGGGAAGACGATGGCGGCACGTGCGGTGTTGTTCTCGTATATGTTCAGCCCGATCGTACTCGCGATTCCGCTGTACGTCATCTTCTTCACGCTTGGCATGCTGAACAGTTACTTTGCGCTGACGCTGGCACTGACGGGCATCTCGGCACCGTTCACGATCTGGTTGATGTGGCAGTACTTCCAGACTGTACCGATCTCGCTCGAGGAATCGGCGTGGGTTCGCGGTGCGAGTCGCACCCGGACGCTCTGGGACGTCGTGCTCCCGGTCGCGCGGCCAGGGTACGTTTCCGCAGCGATCTTTTCGTTCGCCGTTGCGTGGAACGACTACACGATGGCACGCGTCGTGATGAGCCAAGACGAGATGTACACGATTACCGTCGGAGCGAGTCTGTTCCTCGACCGCGTCAGCATCGGCTGGGGGGAGACAATGGCGGTGTCGCTTCTCATCTGCATTCCGCCGTTCCTCATTGCACTGTTCCTTCAGAACTACTTGCTGCAGGGCTTCAACGTTGGAGGGCTCGAATAA
- a CDS encoding ABC transporter ATP-binding protein has protein sequence MARPIHFDTVRKEYNTAGTVHVAVNDLTLSIPEGSFTTLVGPSGCGKTTTLRMIAGLETPSSGRIAFGDEDVTDQSPQERNCAMVFQSIALYPHMTVRENIGYGLKIQGVPKAERDELIDEAAATLQITEQLEKMPAELSGGQQQRVALGSAFVQDPDVLLLDEPMSDLDAKLKAELRVEVQRLHQELDATVVYVTHDQTEAMTMSDQVILLNEGRLEQFAPPGELFDRPVSAYVAEFIGTPSTNLLAATVEASTDEYVLSAPAFDVVVRAEQFANRVGERVTVGIRPQYLSADGGTYDLDVTAEVIEQLGTEFVVHGYTNDGTAVDAVSATFGDVTNGDELNLSFEASDLFVFDANGQTICHGPDLVQENLSQPS, from the coding sequence ATGGCACGACCAATCCACTTCGATACGGTACGTAAAGAGTACAACACAGCCGGCACGGTCCATGTCGCCGTCAACGACCTCACACTGTCGATTCCGGAGGGCTCGTTCACAACGCTCGTCGGGCCGTCCGGCTGCGGAAAGACGACCACGCTCCGCATGATTGCGGGGCTGGAGACGCCGTCGAGCGGCCGCATCGCGTTCGGTGACGAGGACGTCACCGATCAGTCGCCACAGGAGCGTAACTGCGCGATGGTGTTCCAGTCGATCGCGCTCTACCCCCACATGACCGTCCGCGAGAATATCGGATACGGTCTCAAGATCCAAGGGGTTCCGAAAGCCGAACGCGACGAGCTCATCGACGAGGCGGCGGCTACACTCCAGATTACCGAGCAACTTGAGAAGATGCCGGCGGAGCTTTCGGGTGGCCAACAGCAGCGCGTGGCGCTCGGATCAGCTTTCGTCCAAGACCCCGACGTTCTCCTGCTGGACGAACCGATGAGTGACTTGGACGCGAAGCTCAAAGCCGAGCTTCGCGTTGAGGTCCAGCGCCTTCATCAAGAGCTCGACGCAACGGTCGTCTACGTCACACACGACCAGACCGAGGCGATGACGATGAGTGATCAGGTGATCCTCCTGAACGAGGGGCGGCTGGAGCAGTTCGCACCACCAGGCGAGTTGTTCGACCGGCCAGTCTCCGCGTACGTCGCGGAGTTTATCGGCACACCGTCGACGAACCTCCTGGCGGCGACCGTCGAAGCGTCCACAGACGAGTACGTCCTCAGCGCACCGGCGTTCGATGTCGTCGTGCGGGCCGAACAGTTCGCGAATCGTGTCGGCGAGCGCGTCACGGTCGGCATCCGCCCCCAGTATCTCTCGGCGGACGGTGGCACGTACGACCTCGACGTCACCGCCGAAGTCATCGAACAGCTCGGCACCGAGTTCGTCGTCCACGGCTACACGAACGACGGCACGGCCGTCGACGCCGTGTCCGCCACCTTCGGAGACGTCACCAATGGCGACGAACTCAACCTGTCCTTCGAGGCGAGCGACCTGTTTGTCTTCGACGCCAACGGGCAGACCATCTGTCACGGTCCGGACCTCGTCCAA
- the psmA gene encoding archaeal proteasome endopeptidase complex subunit alpha, producing MKRNDQQAYDRGTSLFSPDGRIYQVEYAREAVKRGAPAVGVRASDGVVLAAQTRTSSSLMETESVEKLHKLDDRIGAASAGHVADARQLVDDARLECQTNRLRYGEPIGLETLTKALTDDIQESTQFGGTRPYGASLLIGGMDGDEAGLFATDPSGTPQEWKAVAIGGSRGEIQEFLEDEWTTELSVDDAVTLAIEALLTGVDSLAPEEASVAVVTSEGYRHLSVEEVGDVLAELQPDDADSE from the coding sequence ATGAAGCGCAACGACCAGCAGGCGTACGACCGGGGGACGTCGCTGTTCTCGCCGGACGGCCGGATCTACCAGGTCGAGTACGCGCGCGAGGCAGTCAAGCGTGGCGCACCCGCCGTCGGCGTTCGCGCGTCCGACGGGGTCGTTCTCGCCGCACAGACTCGGACGAGTTCGTCGCTCATGGAGACCGAGAGCGTCGAGAAGCTCCACAAACTCGACGACCGGATCGGGGCCGCCAGCGCCGGCCACGTCGCCGACGCCCGCCAGCTCGTCGACGACGCGCGACTGGAGTGTCAGACCAACCGCCTGCGCTACGGCGAACCGATCGGGCTGGAGACGCTCACCAAGGCGCTCACCGACGACATCCAAGAGAGCACGCAGTTCGGCGGCACCCGGCCGTACGGCGCGTCGCTGCTCATCGGCGGGATGGACGGCGACGAGGCGGGGCTGTTCGCGACCGACCCCTCCGGCACGCCCCAGGAGTGGAAGGCGGTCGCCATCGGCGGCTCCCGAGGCGAGATTCAGGAGTTCCTCGAAGACGAGTGGACGACCGAACTCTCCGTCGACGACGCCGTGACGCTCGCCATCGAGGCGTTGCTCACCGGCGTCGACTCCCTCGCTCCCGAGGAGGCCAGCGTCGCCGTCGTGACGAGCGAGGGTTACCGGCACCTCTCCGTCGAGGAGGTGGGCGACGTGCTCGCCGAACTCCAGCCCGACGACGCCGACAGCGAGTGA
- a CDS encoding sugar ABC transporter permease — protein sequence MSTSTSLSTRLADIDERRLLLLATFVPLVTFFIVVWAVPILYALGMSLFTDPTGASVFVGLENYAEILTAPDFLTFLWNSVVYAVSTTVFSLLLGLALALVVNQQIKGGNVLRTMMIFPYLLPTLVVIFIWQFLFDPNLGVINQWLLDFGVIDEPIAFFSTLQWAMPAVAITSVWKFGSFAFFILLARLQAIDPNLYERARVEGASSWQSFRDITIPHLRGAILIILLVRGIWMFNKFDIIYLATRGGPLDATTTLPIRVYELAFNEVNFGGATALAGIMFFLLAMVAVVYFRLFTPEEEVAA from the coding sequence ATGAGTACCTCGACGTCTCTTTCGACACGGCTCGCAGACATCGACGAGCGTCGCCTGCTGCTGTTAGCGACGTTCGTCCCCCTCGTAACGTTCTTCATCGTCGTGTGGGCGGTTCCGATACTCTACGCGCTCGGGATGAGCCTGTTCACCGACCCGACCGGCGCGAGCGTCTTCGTCGGGCTGGAGAACTACGCCGAAATCTTGACCGCACCGGACTTCCTGACGTTCCTCTGGAACAGCGTCGTCTACGCCGTCTCGACAACGGTGTTCAGTCTCCTGCTCGGACTCGCGCTCGCGTTGGTCGTCAATCAGCAGATTAAGGGTGGGAACGTCCTTCGGACGATGATGATTTTCCCGTACCTCCTGCCGACGCTCGTCGTCATCTTCATCTGGCAGTTCCTCTTCGACCCGAACCTCGGCGTCATTAACCAGTGGCTGCTTGACTTCGGTGTCATCGACGAACCCATCGCGTTCTTCTCGACACTCCAGTGGGCGATGCCGGCCGTCGCAATCACGAGCGTCTGGAAGTTTGGTTCGTTCGCGTTCTTCATCCTGCTCGCACGTCTCCAAGCGATTGATCCGAACCTCTACGAGCGCGCCCGCGTTGAGGGTGCGTCGTCGTGGCAATCGTTCCGTGATATCACGATTCCGCACCTCCGCGGGGCCATCCTCATCATCCTCCTCGTCCGCGGGATTTGGATGTTCAACAAGTTCGATATCATCTACCTCGCCACCAGAGGTGGTCCGCTCGACGCAACGACCACGCTCCCGATTCGCGTGTACGAACTCGCGTTCAACGAGGTGAACTTCGGGGGCGCCACCGCATTGGCAGGGATCATGTTCTTCCTGCTCGCGATGGTCGCTGTCGTCTACTTTAGACTCTTCACTCCCGAGGAGGAGGTGGCGGCCTGA
- a CDS encoding HVO_2922 family protein → MSKARFELYVDRAGDHRWRLVHDNGNVLADCGEGYASRQKARQGLESVKQNAPDAEVTVLDDG, encoded by the coding sequence ATGAGCAAGGCGAGGTTCGAACTGTACGTCGACCGCGCCGGCGACCACCGCTGGCGGCTCGTCCACGACAACGGCAACGTGCTCGCCGACTGTGGCGAGGGGTACGCGTCTAGACAGAAGGCGCGGCAGGGGCTCGAGAGCGTCAAGCAGAACGCGCCGGACGCCGAGGTGACCGTCCTCGACGACGGCTGA
- a CDS encoding helix-turn-helix domain-containing protein, giving the protein MLRAKLYLDMETDCILSEVTARWDTAFTVNYEEVIDDEHIKFVIDAGDNVDEFVRLFEASEQVRTVDRVGGTHVKLTKRSCGALPIIRNNHGMMQWWDRVNGTERIFDIVVYRRDDLRNIVQELREFGSVEVMQLLPYNSSETLLSDRQTEVVTLALAEGYYDWPRAADAETLAAELDIAHSTFLEHLRKAEAQLLASALEGEQRSGTNSDGGLHTSSSLES; this is encoded by the coding sequence ATGCTTCGTGCGAAACTCTACCTCGATATGGAGACGGACTGTATCCTAAGTGAGGTGACTGCCCGCTGGGATACAGCGTTCACGGTCAACTACGAGGAGGTGATTGACGACGAGCACATCAAGTTTGTTATCGATGCCGGGGACAACGTCGACGAGTTCGTGCGGTTGTTCGAGGCATCGGAGCAGGTCCGCACCGTCGACCGGGTCGGTGGAACCCACGTGAAACTCACGAAGCGCTCGTGTGGTGCGCTGCCGATTATCCGGAATAACCATGGGATGATGCAGTGGTGGGACCGCGTGAACGGGACAGAGCGCATCTTCGATATCGTCGTCTATCGTCGGGACGACCTTCGGAACATCGTCCAAGAGCTTCGAGAGTTCGGATCGGTCGAGGTCATGCAGTTGTTACCGTACAACTCGTCAGAGACGCTGCTGTCAGACCGACAGACCGAGGTCGTCACGCTCGCGCTCGCAGAGGGATACTACGATTGGCCCCGAGCGGCAGATGCCGAAACGCTCGCGGCAGAGCTTGATATCGCGCACTCGACATTCCTCGAGCACCTACGGAAGGCGGAGGCCCAGCTCCTAGCCAGCGCACTCGAGGGTGAACAGCGAAGTGGCACGAACAGTGACGGGGGGTTGCATACCTCCTCGTCTCTTGAGAGTTAG
- a CDS encoding MOSC domain-containing protein: MTADGDPHLARITVYPVKSLDGLERDRTGFAGEGLELDREYALVDADGAYVNGKRERAIHRLDSAFDPDRRTLRLSAPDRTERTFALGADGNEDANAGDRDDITEWLSAYFGYPVSLRRDDAGGFPDDTAAAGPTVVSTATIEEVASWFPSITAEGMRRRLRANLELGGVPAFWEDRLFADRDHVVSFSIGGVEFAGVNPCQRCVVPSRDPDTGAETDGFRERFVERRRETMPPWSGGDWFDHQFRLMVNTCVDGDAETRELVVGDPVTVGETRAIDG; the protein is encoded by the coding sequence GTGACCGCCGACGGCGACCCACACCTCGCCCGCATCACCGTCTACCCGGTCAAGTCGCTCGACGGGCTCGAACGCGACCGCACCGGCTTCGCGGGTGAGGGGCTCGAACTCGACCGCGAGTACGCGCTCGTCGACGCCGACGGCGCGTACGTCAACGGCAAGCGCGAACGGGCGATCCACCGGCTCGACAGCGCGTTCGACCCCGATCGGCGAACGCTTCGGCTGTCGGCTCCCGATCGGACGGAACGGACGTTCGCGCTCGGTGCGGACGGGAACGAGGATGCAAACGCCGGCGACCGCGACGATATCACGGAGTGGCTCTCGGCGTACTTCGGCTACCCCGTCTCCCTCCGGCGGGACGACGCGGGCGGCTTCCCCGACGACACCGCGGCCGCGGGCCCGACCGTGGTCTCGACGGCGACGATCGAAGAGGTGGCCTCGTGGTTCCCGTCGATCACCGCCGAGGGGATGCGGCGACGGCTCCGTGCGAACCTCGAACTCGGCGGCGTGCCGGCGTTCTGGGAGGACCGGCTCTTCGCCGACCGCGACCACGTCGTCTCCTTCTCGATCGGCGGCGTCGAGTTCGCGGGCGTGAACCCGTGTCAGCGCTGCGTCGTCCCCTCCCGCGACCCCGACACCGGCGCGGAGACCGACGGTTTCCGCGAACGGTTCGTCGAGCGTCGCCGGGAGACGATGCCGCCGTGGAGCGGCGGGGACTGGTTCGACCACCAGTTCCGGCTGATGGTCAACACGTGCGTCGACGGTGACGCCGAAACCCGGGAACTGGTCGTCGGCGACCCGGTCACGGTCGGCGAGACGCGGGCCATCGACGGGTAG